The following are from one region of the Candidatus Denitrolinea symbiosum genome:
- a CDS encoding cell division protein FtsW, with protein sequence MGAGTFVTTPAQAAKSDRPAPARSVDAPFFLVLIGLIVFGLIVLFSASWDFSLNMLGREPTYMFGRQLLWLGLGAAGAYALSRFDYHHWSKLAAPVALLTIAMLAGVLLMHEIRFGAKRSYFEGSVQPSELAKLISIIYLAVWLYAKRASLRIFSLGFLPLSVILGIFGGLIFLQPDLSAAGTVLLMGGLLFFLAGGDLKQILIMLAVTLLVGWLVVQVSATGQKRIADFLLGLKDPTQASYHVLRSFEAIVNGGVFGRGLGQSLSKFTGLPVPPTDSIFAVVVEELGLVGSVFLMGLYVLLIWRGLAIARLAPDMLGTLLASGLVLWVGAEALINMAVMVGLMPFAGNALPFVSAGGSNLTMMLAACGIVMNVSRQRGAAARSDDEWRSFGADLDLRGRNGRRRVSRPRRPGTIAE encoded by the coding sequence ATGGGCGCTGGAACTTTCGTAACGACGCCGGCCCAGGCCGCGAAAAGCGACCGCCCCGCGCCGGCCCGCAGCGTGGACGCGCCGTTCTTTCTGGTGCTGATCGGGCTGATTGTCTTCGGCCTGATCGTGCTGTTTTCGGCGTCGTGGGATTTTTCGCTGAACATGCTGGGGCGGGAGCCGACCTATATGTTCGGCCGTCAACTGCTCTGGCTCGGCCTCGGCGCGGCGGGAGCCTACGCGCTGTCGCGTTTCGACTATCACCATTGGAGCAAACTGGCGGCGCCGGTCGCGCTGCTCACCATCGCGATGCTGGCGGGCGTTCTGTTGATGCACGAGATCCGCTTCGGCGCCAAGCGCTCCTACTTTGAAGGCTCGGTGCAGCCCTCTGAACTGGCGAAACTCATCAGCATTATTTACCTGGCGGTCTGGCTGTACGCCAAGCGCGCTTCGCTGCGCATCTTCAGCCTCGGCTTTTTGCCGCTGAGCGTCATCCTCGGAATTTTCGGCGGACTCATCTTTCTACAGCCCGACTTAAGCGCGGCCGGGACGGTCCTGCTGATGGGCGGCCTGCTCTTCTTCCTCGCGGGCGGCGACTTGAAACAGATCCTCATCATGCTGGCTGTGACGTTGCTCGTCGGCTGGCTGGTGGTGCAGGTCAGCGCGACGGGACAGAAGCGCATCGCCGATTTTCTCCTCGGCTTGAAAGACCCGACGCAGGCCTCGTACCACGTCCTGCGCTCGTTCGAGGCGATCGTCAATGGCGGCGTCTTCGGCCGCGGGCTGGGACAGTCGCTCAGCAAATTCACCGGCCTCCCCGTCCCGCCGACCGACAGCATCTTCGCCGTCGTGGTCGAGGAACTGGGGCTGGTCGGCTCGGTCTTCCTGATGGGACTCTACGTCCTGTTGATTTGGCGCGGCCTGGCGATCGCCCGCCTCGCGCCCGACATGCTGGGGACTCTGCTCGCCTCGGGGTTGGTCCTGTGGGTCGGCGCGGAGGCGCTGATCAACATGGCGGTGATGGTGGGCTTGATGCCCTTCGCGGGCAACGCCCTGCCTTTTGTCAGCGCGGGCGGCTCGAACCTGACCATGATGCTGGCCGCGTGCGGAATTGTGATGAACGTCTCGCGCCAGCGCGGCGCGGCAGCGCGAAGCGACGATGAATGGAGGTCCTTCGGTGCGGATCTTGATCTGCGCGGGCGGAACGGGCGGCGGCGTGTATCCCGCCCTCGCCGTCCTGGAACGATTGCAGAGTGA
- a CDS encoding cell division protein FtsA produces the protein MEEIVVGIDVGTTKICTLVGRVEDAASIRILGVGIEPSEGIKKGNIVDLNAATQAIRRSVQRAEHTSGLEITSALVSLAGAHVSSVNSRGASGITGGVVDELDVFNALDGARAIAIPSDREIVHVITRGFAIDGQDGIRQPIGLHGYKLEVETHIITASAATMDNLRQCVAAAGVKDMQFVLNPLASGEVTLTEQEREMGVAVCDIGGGTTDLAIYVGGNVWHTMVLAVGGNHVTQDIAHGLRLPVSQAEEVKKQQGHALRSEIGPEEYFNIRPFGEDHAVQINRQDLSHIIEERVTEIFKLIHQEIKRSGYDGLLPAGIVLTGGVSMLPGIKRLASSVMGVPARAAQPENLVGLVDKLNSPAFSTSVGLLYWGFHAHGGETNPTRGRKRRAKGEPNMAFAHIKEWIKRLLP, from the coding sequence ATGGAAGAGATTGTAGTAGGCATTGACGTTGGCACGACGAAGATTTGCACGCTGGTTGGGCGCGTGGAAGACGCCGCCTCCATCCGCATTTTGGGCGTGGGCATCGAACCGTCGGAGGGTATCAAGAAGGGCAACATCGTGGACCTGAACGCGGCCACGCAGGCCATCCGCCGTTCGGTGCAGCGCGCCGAGCATACTTCGGGACTGGAGATCACAAGCGCGCTGGTGAGTTTGGCGGGCGCGCATGTTTCGTCGGTGAACAGCCGCGGCGCTTCGGGAATCACCGGCGGGGTGGTGGACGAACTGGACGTGTTCAACGCCCTCGACGGCGCGCGCGCCATCGCCATCCCCTCGGACCGCGAGATCGTCCACGTCATCACGCGCGGCTTCGCCATTGACGGGCAGGACGGCATCCGCCAGCCCATCGGCCTGCACGGCTACAAATTGGAAGTGGAGACGCACATCATCACCGCCTCGGCCGCGACGATGGACAACCTGCGCCAATGCGTGGCCGCGGCCGGAGTGAAGGATATGCAGTTCGTGTTGAACCCGCTGGCCTCCGGCGAAGTGACCTTGACCGAGCAGGAGCGCGAGATGGGCGTGGCCGTCTGCGACATCGGCGGCGGGACGACCGACCTGGCGATCTACGTCGGCGGCAACGTGTGGCACACGATGGTGCTGGCCGTCGGCGGGAATCACGTCACGCAGGACATCGCGCACGGCCTGCGCCTGCCGGTGAGCCAGGCCGAGGAAGTGAAGAAACAGCAGGGGCACGCGCTGCGCAGCGAGATCGGCCCCGAGGAATATTTCAACATCCGTCCCTTCGGCGAGGATCACGCGGTGCAGATCAACCGGCAGGACCTGTCGCACATCATCGAAGAACGCGTGACGGAAATTTTCAAACTCATCCATCAGGAGATCAAACGCTCCGGCTACGACGGCCTCCTGCCGGCCGGCATCGTGTTGACCGGCGGCGTTTCCATGCTGCCCGGCATCAAGCGCCTCGCCTCCAGCGTGATGGGCGTCCCGGCGCGCGCCGCGCAGCCCGAGAACCTCGTCGGCCTGGTGGACAAATTGAACTCGCCCGCTTTTTCCACCAGCGTGGGACTCCTCTATTGGGGCTTCCACGCGCACGGAGGCGAGACGAATCCGACGCGCGGCCGGAAGCGCCGCGCGAAAGGAGAACCGAATATGGCCTTTGCCCACATCAAAGAATGGATCAAGAGACTGCTGCCGTAA
- a CDS encoding D-alanine--D-alanine ligase A, with amino-acid sequence MISTNPSRLRIAVLFGGRSGEHEVSLMSARSVIAALDPSKYEVFPVGITHAGNWLTGENALAALEQNETESLDRAFMFPEPDHPGLYALRDSKRVKLSDIDVFFPVLHGSFGEDGTVQGLFELADAAYVGAGVVGSAVGMDKGVFKDVMRANDIPVTDWVVLRRAEIQRDMDAAIRRAEALGAYPLFVKPANLGSSVGISKCNNRSDLGEGLMEAASFDRRVLVERGVDAREIEISVLGNDDPVVSVCGEVLPSREFYSYESKYVDGTSGLVIPAQIPEAAAERVRELALRAYKAVDCAGMARVDFFLEKETGRVILNELNTLPGFTSISMYPKLWNASGVSYPELVDRLIQLALERKAERDATVREFRRDA; translated from the coding sequence ATGATCTCAACCAACCCTTCCCGTTTACGAATTGCCGTCCTCTTCGGCGGACGCTCCGGCGAGCATGAAGTCTCGCTCATGTCGGCGCGCTCGGTGATCGCCGCGCTGGACCCGTCGAAATACGAGGTCTTCCCGGTCGGCATCACGCACGCGGGGAACTGGTTGACGGGAGAAAACGCCCTCGCGGCGCTGGAGCAAAACGAGACCGAATCCCTCGACCGCGCTTTCATGTTCCCCGAACCCGACCATCCCGGTCTCTACGCGCTGCGCGACTCGAAGCGCGTGAAACTTTCGGATATTGACGTCTTCTTCCCCGTCCTGCACGGTTCGTTCGGCGAAGACGGCACGGTGCAGGGACTTTTCGAACTCGCGGACGCGGCCTACGTGGGCGCGGGCGTGGTCGGTTCGGCGGTGGGCATGGACAAGGGCGTCTTCAAAGACGTGATGCGCGCCAACGACATCCCCGTGACGGACTGGGTTGTGCTGCGCCGCGCCGAGATCCAACGGGACATGGACGCGGCCATCCGCAGGGCGGAGGCGCTGGGGGCGTATCCGCTGTTCGTCAAACCCGCCAACCTCGGCTCCTCGGTGGGAATCTCCAAGTGCAATAACCGCTCGGATTTGGGCGAAGGCCTGATGGAAGCCGCGTCCTTCGACCGCCGCGTCCTCGTGGAGCGCGGCGTGGACGCCCGCGAGATCGAGATCAGCGTGTTGGGCAACGACGATCCCGTCGTCTCGGTATGCGGCGAAGTGCTGCCGAGCCGAGAATTTTACTCGTACGAATCGAAATACGTGGACGGCACGAGCGGACTGGTCATCCCCGCGCAGATTCCCGAAGCGGCCGCGGAGCGGGTCCGCGAACTCGCCCTGCGCGCCTACAAAGCCGTTGACTGCGCGGGAATGGCGCGGGTTGATTTCTTCCTCGAAAAAGAAACGGGACGGGTGATCCTCAACGAACTCAACACCCTGCCTGGCTTTACCAGCATCAGCATGTACCCGAAACTGTGGAACGCCAGCGGCGTTTCGTATCCCGAACTGGTGGACCGTCTCATCCAACTTGCGCTCGAACGCAAGGCGGAACGCGACGCCACCGTCCGCGAATTTCGGAGGGACGCGTGA
- a CDS encoding four helix bundle protein, with product MESFTNFQEWMEKVPADFKDDVLWKMTVYRIALFLGELSWFDATKLVADRRTIKLSDQLYEAVGSVSVNIAEGYSRSSGKDRARFMEYSLGSARESRDWYYKGRHVLSEKVAFHRIQLLTQSIRLLLTMTPKERGRNIREEQAQYFTGPELTLDQLLEKASLP from the coding sequence ATGGAATCTTTTACTAATTTTCAAGAATGGATGGAGAAAGTTCCCGCCGATTTCAAAGACGATGTTCTTTGGAAGATGACGGTATATCGCATTGCGCTCTTTCTTGGCGAATTATCCTGGTTCGATGCGACCAAACTTGTCGCAGACCGAAGGACGATCAAATTATCTGATCAACTTTACGAGGCAGTTGGCTCAGTCAGCGTGAATATAGCAGAAGGATATTCGCGCAGTTCAGGCAAAGATCGCGCACGATTCATGGAATATTCTCTTGGTTCGGCGCGCGAGAGCAGAGATTGGTATTACAAAGGTCGCCATGTTTTGAGTGAGAAAGTCGCTTTTCATCGCATACAACTTTTGACGCAAAGCATTCGACTACTCTTGACCATGACGCCAAAGGAACGCGGCAGAAATATCCGTGAGGAGCAAGCGCAATATTTCACTGGACCCGAATTAACCCTTGACCAACTCCTTGAGAAAGCTTCATTACCATAA
- a CDS encoding UDP-N-acetylglucosamine--N-acetylmuramyl-(pentapeptide) pyrophosphoryl-undecaprenol N-acetylglucosamine transferase yields the protein MRILICAGGTGGGVYPALAVLERLQSDSAISNMELLWVGGEGGMEEALVKRAGVAFRSIPAAGVHGVGLRALPRNLSKLARGYFASRRILGEFRPRALFFTGGYLAGPMALAGRDIPTLLYVPDIEPALALKAVACFADRVAVTASESRAYFPARARVVETGYPVRAGLLKWDRVSARKVFGLRAEKPVLLVTGGSRGARSINRAVLRHLPSLLEAAQVIHVSGQLDWPAVEAAAAEMSGMNRRDYHAFPYLHEEMGAALAASDLAVSRAGASALGEYPLFGLPAALVPYPHAWRYQKVNADYLARRGAAILLEDDRLNNELPARVRAILDDPAALETMRANMRALARPQAADEIARELTALAEEKKS from the coding sequence GTGCGGATCTTGATCTGCGCGGGCGGAACGGGCGGCGGCGTGTATCCCGCCCTCGCCGTCCTGGAACGATTGCAGAGTGACTCTGCGATCTCGAATATGGAACTCCTGTGGGTGGGCGGGGAGGGCGGCATGGAAGAGGCCCTTGTGAAGCGCGCGGGGGTCGCGTTCCGCTCCATCCCGGCCGCGGGCGTCCACGGCGTGGGACTGCGCGCCCTGCCTCGCAACCTGTCGAAGCTGGCGCGCGGCTACTTCGCCTCGCGGCGCATCCTGGGCGAGTTCCGTCCGCGCGCGCTGTTCTTTACCGGCGGCTACCTGGCCGGGCCGATGGCGCTGGCGGGGAGAGACATCCCCACCCTGCTGTACGTTCCCGACATCGAACCCGCGCTGGCGCTGAAGGCCGTCGCCTGCTTCGCGGACCGGGTCGCGGTCACGGCCTCCGAGTCGCGGGCGTATTTCCCCGCCCGCGCCCGCGTCGTCGAGACGGGCTATCCCGTGCGCGCCGGCCTGCTGAAATGGGACCGCGTTTCGGCGCGAAAAGTTTTCGGCTTGCGCGCTGAAAAGCCCGTCCTGCTCGTCACCGGCGGAAGCCGCGGGGCGCGCTCCATCAACCGGGCGGTCTTGCGCCATCTGCCTTCCCTGCTGGAGGCCGCGCAGGTGATCCACGTCAGCGGCCAGTTGGACTGGCCGGCCGTCGAAGCCGCGGCCGCCGAAATGTCGGGAATGAACCGCCGCGATTATCACGCCTTCCCCTATCTTCACGAGGAGATGGGCGCCGCGCTGGCCGCGTCCGACCTGGCGGTCTCGCGGGCGGGCGCGTCCGCGCTGGGAGAGTATCCGCTGTTTGGTTTGCCGGCTGCGCTTGTCCCGTATCCGCACGCCTGGCGTTATCAAAAAGTCAACGCCGATTATCTGGCGCGGCGCGGCGCGGCCATTTTGTTGGAGGACGACCGCTTGAACAATGAATTGCCGGCGCGCGTCCGCGCCATCCTTGATGACCCTGCCGCGCTCGAAACGATGCGCGCCAACATGCGCGCCCTGGCGCGTCCGCAGGCGGCGGACGAGATCGCGCGGGAGTTGACGGCGCTGGCCGAGGAGAAGAAATCATGA
- a CDS encoding UDP-N-acetylenolpyruvoylglucosamine reductase, partial — MRMPTIADLRAVFGERLQENVTLAPYTSARIGGPADALVVVKSADELADAVSQLWAMDAPYFILGGGSNVLVSDRGVRGVVVLNRAKAVRFETGERPKVRAESGVVFSNLANRCASQGLSGLEWASAIPGTLGGAVYGNAGAFGGDVAGSLIETELLTGRGRETWTADQMEYGYRSSVLKRGAARAVILSAAFGLKNATAADVSATIGQFVQRRKSTQPPGASMGSMFKNPPGDFAGRLVEAAGLKGARVGNAEISAVHGNFFVNHGETKEGDIRALIELVQKKVKDEFGVMLELEIEMIGEWDA, encoded by the coding sequence ATGAGGATGCCGACGATCGCCGATCTGCGCGCTGTCTTTGGAGAGCGGCTGCAAGAGAACGTGACGCTTGCGCCGTATACCTCCGCGCGCATCGGCGGCCCGGCGGACGCGCTCGTCGTTGTCAAATCCGCGGACGAGCTGGCGGACGCGGTCTCTCAATTATGGGCGATGGACGCGCCGTATTTTATCCTCGGCGGCGGATCGAACGTCCTCGTCAGCGACCGGGGCGTGCGCGGCGTCGTCGTGTTGAACCGGGCGAAGGCTGTCCGCTTCGAGACGGGCGAACGGCCGAAGGTCCGGGCGGAATCGGGCGTCGTGTTCAGCAATCTCGCCAACCGCTGCGCGTCGCAGGGACTGTCGGGACTCGAGTGGGCCTCCGCCATCCCCGGCACGCTCGGCGGCGCGGTCTACGGCAACGCGGGCGCATTCGGCGGGGACGTGGCCGGCAGTCTCATCGAGACAGAATTGCTCACCGGGCGCGGCCGCGAAACATGGACGGCGGACCAAATGGAATACGGTTACCGTTCCAGCGTCTTGAAGCGCGGCGCTGCGCGGGCCGTGATTCTCTCCGCGGCGTTTGGTTTAAAAAATGCGACCGCCGCGGATGTGTCTGCTACAATCGGACAATTCGTACAGCGCCGCAAGTCCACGCAGCCGCCGGGCGCCAGCATGGGTTCGATGTTCAAGAATCCGCCGGGCGATTTCGCGGGGAGGCTCGTCGAAGCCGCGGGTTTGAAAGGCGCGCGTGTCGGCAACGCGGAGATCAGCGCGGTACATGGAAATTTTTTCGTCAATCACGGCGAGACGAAAGAGGGCGACATCCGCGCGCTGATCGAACTCGTGCAGAAGAAAGTAAAGGATGAGTTTGGAGTGATGTTGGAATTGGAAATCGAGATGATTGGCGAATGGGATGCGTAG
- a CDS encoding UDP-N-acetylmuramate--L-alanine ligase — protein MTHVHFIGIGGSGISAIARLLLEMGYTVSGSDRVLSPFAGKLQADGATVFLGHDARNVSGADWVVRSSAIGDDNPEALEARARGIPVYKRAEFLGQLMEDKIGIAVAGAHGKTTTTAMIAWTLFALGRDPSFIVGSTVANLKTNAHAGRGKAFVIEADEYDRMFLGLKPFYAVVTNIEHDHPDCYPTFEDMYAAFAQFVDLLPADGALVACLDDAAASALMNEARKSGRRVVAYGLQGESTLNAPHWMMARNLRPNTRGGFDFEAVSNLFPETEAIPVSLQAPGVHNVQNSLAALAVVSLMGLPPKKAAEALGEFRGAARRFEVLGEADGVVVVNDYGHHPTEIRAALAAARARYPGRRVWALWQPHTYSRTQALFERFVTAFDDADEVIVTEVYASREAAQDFTSAMVVSSMRHPSAHFAATLDDATRYLLEHLRPGDALIVLSAGDADRVGADALAGLRKREK, from the coding sequence ATGACACACGTCCACTTCATCGGCATCGGCGGGAGCGGAATTTCTGCCATCGCGCGCCTCCTGCTGGAGATGGGATATACCGTCTCCGGCTCGGACCGCGTCCTCTCGCCGTTTGCCGGGAAGCTGCAAGCCGACGGCGCGACCGTCTTCCTCGGTCACGACGCCCGGAACGTTTCGGGCGCGGACTGGGTGGTGCGTTCCTCGGCCATCGGCGACGACAACCCCGAAGCGCTCGAGGCGCGGGCGCGCGGCATCCCGGTCTACAAACGCGCCGAGTTCCTCGGTCAACTCATGGAAGACAAGATCGGCATCGCCGTGGCCGGCGCGCACGGCAAGACCACCACCACCGCCATGATCGCCTGGACTCTGTTCGCGCTCGGACGCGACCCGTCGTTCATCGTCGGCTCCACTGTCGCCAACCTGAAGACCAACGCGCACGCCGGGCGCGGCAAAGCCTTCGTCATCGAAGCGGACGAGTACGACCGCATGTTCCTCGGCTTGAAGCCGTTCTACGCCGTGGTCACCAACATCGAACACGACCATCCCGATTGCTATCCGACCTTCGAGGATATGTACGCGGCCTTCGCGCAATTCGTTGACCTGCTGCCCGCGGACGGCGCGCTCGTGGCCTGTCTCGACGACGCCGCGGCCAGCGCGTTGATGAACGAGGCGCGGAAGTCCGGTCGCCGCGTGGTGGCTTACGGCTTGCAGGGCGAAAGCACGCTCAATGCGCCGCACTGGATGATGGCGCGCAACCTCCGTCCCAACACGCGCGGCGGATTCGATTTCGAGGCCGTCTCCAACCTCTTCCCCGAGACCGAGGCCATCCCCGTCTCGCTGCAGGCGCCGGGCGTCCATAACGTCCAAAATTCATTAGCCGCGCTGGCGGTCGTCTCGTTGATGGGACTCCCGCCGAAGAAGGCGGCCGAGGCGCTGGGAGAATTCCGCGGCGCGGCGCGCCGCTTCGAGGTCCTGGGCGAGGCGGACGGCGTCGTCGTCGTCAACGATTACGGTCATCATCCCACCGAGATTCGGGCCGCGCTGGCCGCGGCGCGGGCGCGCTATCCCGGCCGCCGCGTCTGGGCGCTCTGGCAGCCGCACACCTACTCGCGCACGCAGGCGCTCTTCGAGCGGTTCGTCACGGCCTTCGACGACGCCGACGAAGTCATCGTCACTGAAGTCTACGCCTCGCGCGAGGCCGCGCAGGATTTCACCAGCGCGATGGTCGTCAGTTCCATGCGCCATCCCTCGGCGCATTTCGCCGCCACGCTCGACGACGCGACCCGTTACCTGCTCGAACATCTACGCCCCGGCGACGCGTTGATCGTCCTCTCCGCGGGCGACGCCGACCGGGTCGGCGCGGACGCGCTGGCCGGATTGCGGAAACGCGAGAAGTGA
- a CDS encoding phospho-N-acetylmuramoyl-pentapeptide-transferase, translating to MNQMTLSLSLTALAFMMTVIWGSPLLRILRYFKVGKIIRVEEPGHHAVKMGTPTMGGVMFIAPVMLLTLLLNASSLTGVPGIGRSILLPLAVMAGFAIMGAVDDWEGIRGPRKGEGMRSRTKFLIQAALALGTAWALKYLLQVPDLYFPGIPIEIDLGFWYIPFAAFIIVSMSNAVNFTDGLDGLAGLIAATAFVAYGGIALMQGQTYVARFCFLMVGALFGYLWFNVHPAMLIMGDTGSQALGATLAVVALMTGQWAILPVIAIIPVSEMVSVVIQIFYFRSTKGRRFFKMAPIHLHFELLGWSETQVVQRFWLIGLLAAMVGVGLALV from the coding sequence GTGAATCAGATGACCCTCTCGCTCAGCCTGACCGCGCTGGCCTTTATGATGACCGTCATCTGGGGCAGTCCGCTGCTGCGTATCCTGCGTTATTTCAAGGTCGGCAAGATCATCCGCGTGGAGGAGCCGGGACATCATGCCGTGAAGATGGGCACGCCCACCATGGGCGGGGTGATGTTCATCGCGCCGGTGATGTTGCTCACCCTGCTCCTTAACGCCTCCAGTCTGACGGGGGTGCCGGGCATCGGGCGTTCGATCCTGTTGCCGCTGGCGGTGATGGCGGGCTTCGCCATTATGGGCGCGGTGGACGACTGGGAGGGCATCCGCGGGCCGCGCAAGGGCGAGGGAATGCGCTCGCGGACGAAGTTCCTCATCCAGGCGGCGCTGGCGCTCGGCACGGCCTGGGCTTTGAAATATCTTTTACAGGTTCCAGATTTGTATTTTCCCGGGATTCCCATCGAGATCGATCTCGGTTTTTGGTACATCCCCTTCGCGGCCTTCATCATTGTCTCAATGTCGAACGCGGTCAATTTCACCGACGGGTTGGACGGCCTCGCCGGACTCATCGCCGCCACCGCGTTCGTGGCCTACGGCGGGATCGCCCTCATGCAGGGACAGACCTACGTGGCGCGCTTCTGCTTCCTCATGGTCGGCGCGCTGTTCGGCTATTTGTGGTTCAACGTCCATCCCGCCATGCTCATCATGGGCGACACCGGCTCGCAGGCCCTCGGCGCGACGCTCGCCGTCGTCGCGCTGATGACCGGGCAGTGGGCCATCCTGCCGGTCATTGCCATCATCCCGGTTAGCGAGATGGTGAGCGTTGTGATTCAGATTTTCTATTTCCGCTCCACGAAAGGACGGCGCTTCTTCAAGATGGCTCCCATCCACCTGCATTTTGAATTGCTCGGCTGGAGCGAAACCCAGGTGGTTCAGCGGTTTTGGCTGATCGGGTTGCTGGCCGCGATGGTCGGCGTTGGGTTGGCGCTGGTATGA
- a CDS encoding UDP-N-acetylmuramoyl-L-alanine--D-glutamate ligase, translating into MTDWTGRRVLILGAARQGQALARWLARHGARVVLNDLRPLDDMRAVQAALSDVDLEWKFGGHPLELLDGVDLVCPSGGIPLTLPIVREAVQRGIPLSNDTQIFLEAAPCKTIGITGSAGKTTTTALVGEMAKQAYQTSDREPKTGPSVFIGGNIGDPLINYVDEMRPNDLAILEISSFQLEQMTASTDIAAILNITPNHLDRHGTMEAYAAAKVRLLDFQKENSAAILGRDDAGSWAQRARVRGKLFGFSLHPLEEGLDGAYLDDGLIALRDGHAYVPLLLREKIQLRGDHNVSNALAAFAVGHAAGFPLDAMLTAAEEFRGVPHRLEFVRERNGARWYNDSIATAPERTMAAVRAFEEPIVLLLGGRDKNLPWQALADLVHRRVEHVILFGEAAGVIEAALGPTSGATRTQTRCAGLREAIHRAAQVAEPGSVVLLSPGGTSFDEFADFAERGERFKRWALELS; encoded by the coding sequence ATGACGGACTGGACTGGCAGGCGCGTACTCATCCTCGGCGCGGCGCGGCAGGGACAAGCCCTGGCGCGCTGGCTGGCGCGTCACGGCGCGCGCGTTGTCTTGAACGACCTGCGTCCGCTCGACGACATGCGCGCCGTCCAGGCCGCGCTCAGCGACGTGGACCTCGAATGGAAATTCGGCGGGCATCCGCTCGAACTGCTCGACGGCGTGGACCTGGTCTGCCCGTCGGGCGGTATCCCGCTTACGCTGCCCATCGTGAGGGAAGCCGTCCAGCGCGGCATCCCTCTCTCGAACGACACGCAGATCTTCCTCGAGGCCGCGCCCTGTAAGACCATCGGCATCACCGGCTCGGCAGGCAAGACGACGACCACCGCGCTCGTGGGAGAGATGGCGAAACAGGCTTATCAGACGTCAGACCGCGAACCGAAGACCGGGCCGTCTGTCTTCATCGGCGGCAACATCGGCGACCCGTTGATCAACTATGTGGATGAGATGAGACCAAACGACCTCGCCATTCTGGAAATCTCCAGTTTCCAACTCGAGCAGATGACCGCTTCGACCGACATCGCGGCCATCCTTAATATCACGCCCAACCATCTTGACCGTCACGGCACGATGGAGGCTTACGCCGCGGCCAAAGTCCGCCTGTTGGATTTTCAAAAGGAAAACAGCGCCGCCATTCTCGGGCGTGACGACGCGGGCAGCTGGGCGCAGCGCGCCCGCGTCCGCGGGAAGTTGTTCGGGTTCAGCCTCCATCCGCTCGAGGAGGGACTCGACGGCGCCTATCTCGACGACGGTTTGATCGCCCTGCGCGACGGTCACGCCTACGTCCCGCTGCTGCTGCGCGAGAAGATCCAACTGCGCGGCGACCACAACGTAAGCAACGCGCTGGCGGCGTTCGCCGTCGGCCACGCGGCGGGATTTCCGCTCGACGCGATGTTGACCGCCGCCGAGGAATTTCGCGGCGTGCCACACCGCCTGGAATTCGTCCGCGAGCGGAACGGCGCGCGCTGGTATAACGACTCGATCGCCACCGCCCCCGAGCGGACGATGGCCGCCGTCCGCGCGTTCGAGGAGCCGATCGTGCTTCTGCTCGGCGGGCGCGACAAAAACCTGCCGTGGCAGGCCCTGGCAGACCTCGTCCACCGGCGCGTGGAGCATGTGATCCTCTTCGGGGAGGCGGCGGGCGTCATCGAGGCCGCGCTCGGCCCAACGTCGGGCGCGACGCGCACGCAGACGCGCTGCGCGGGCCTGCGCGAGGCGATCCACCGCGCCGCGCAGGTGGCGGAGCCGGGCAGCGTCGTCCTGCTCTCGCCCGGCGGCACAAGTTTCGACGAGTTCGCCGATTTTGCGGAACGCGGAGAAAGGTTTAAAAGATGGGCGCTGGAACTTTCGTAA